In the genome of bacterium, one region contains:
- a CDS encoding Gfo/Idh/MocA family oxidoreductase, with amino-acid sequence MSDAVRVGIIGCGKMAQNHIGRFLAMPESEIVAIAEPIMQGVESARSRYVEMLNVPVFASHKEMLEKVPMDAVCITTPHTMHFTHIKDAFDAGMHILCEKPMVCSVRETKEVISWFESDPKRVDIVSYQCRFEGTYRYMREGVAAGKIGKVQYIRALQCQEWLRMSQGTWRLDPKLSGGGQLNDSASHLMDFLLWITDLSPARVSAFIDNCGAEVDINSTVSIIFDNGALGNIAIVGNAPQTHEEYSVVGDKGSYFYIDDEIYTDDENGKSVKPAHLPTSTTPTHNFIQCILGEEENGSPVKGFLPVMQLAEAIWRSAAQGGLPVDIDKD; translated from the coding sequence ATGTCGGATGCTGTAAGGGTAGGTATTATCGGCTGCGGCAAAATGGCACAGAACCATATCGGGCGCTTTTTAGCGATGCCCGAATCGGAAATTGTTGCCATCGCTGAACCGATAATGCAAGGAGTGGAGTCAGCTCGAAGTCGATATGTAGAGATGTTGAACGTTCCTGTCTTCGCCTCTCATAAGGAAATGCTCGAAAAGGTTCCGATGGATGCGGTATGTATTACCACCCCGCACACTATGCACTTTACTCATATTAAAGACGCTTTTGATGCAGGCATGCATATCTTGTGTGAAAAACCGATGGTGTGCAGCGTACGCGAGACCAAAGAAGTAATATCCTGGTTCGAAAGCGACCCGAAACGGGTAGATATTGTGAGTTATCAGTGTCGATTTGAAGGCACTTACCGATATATGCGCGAAGGAGTCGCTGCCGGCAAGATAGGTAAAGTGCAGTATATTCGAGCGTTGCAATGTCAAGAGTGGTTGAGGATGTCGCAGGGCACTTGGAGACTTGATCCGAAGTTGTCGGGCGGCGGTCAGCTTAATGATTCTGCCAGTCACCTGATGGATTTTCTGCTATGGATCACCGACCTATCACCTGCCAGAGTGAGCGCTTTTATCGATAACTGCGGCGCGGAGGTGGACATTAATTCGACGGTATCGATTATATTTGATAACGGCGCCCTTGGCAATATCGCTATTGTTGGTAACGCTCCTCAAACCCATGAGGAATATTCTGTAGTTGGCGATAAAGGCAGCTACTTCTATATTGACGATGAGATTTATACGGATGATGAGAATGGCAAAAGTGTAAAACCCGCTCATCTTCCCACGAGCACAACCCCGACCCATAATTTTATCCAATGCATCTTAGGCGAGGAAGAAAATGGGTCGCCTGTTAAAGGTTTCCTCCCTGTGATGCAGCTAGCTGAAGCCATTTGGCGTTCAGCAGCTCAGGGTGGGCTTCCAGTAGATATCGATAAAGACTAA
- a CDS encoding Gfo/Idh/MocA family oxidoreductase, translating into MTNKVRVGIIGCGGIAISSHMTHLSQIPEAEIVGLADTNPEQIKLTKERRPELVDVPGFSTHQEMLEKVPMDAVVIATPHTMHYSQIKDAFDAGMHILCEKPMVCTVQDANEVISWFNSDPKRIGVIGYQRRYSGLFRYMRDCIAAGDLGKVQYVSVLQCQEWLNISNNTWRSDPALSGGGQLNDSGSHVMDILLWLTGLKPKKVSAYTDNLTAKVDINSVVSVVFDNGALGNISICGNAPQFHEAFTVVGDKGCFYFDMSQPLKFADAQGNLTEITKFPEGTSSTSNFIMAILGREEVGSPVQGFLPVITLTEAIWNSAAQGGKPVEV; encoded by the coding sequence ATGACAAACAAGGTTCGAGTTGGAATTATTGGCTGCGGTGGTATAGCGATTTCCTCACACATGACTCATCTTTCGCAAATTCCTGAAGCTGAGATCGTTGGTCTGGCGGACACCAATCCTGAACAGATTAAACTCACAAAGGAAAGACGACCGGAATTAGTGGATGTGCCTGGTTTCAGCACTCACCAAGAGATGCTTGAGAAGGTCCCGATGGATGCAGTGGTTATCGCCACACCGCATACGATGCACTACAGCCAGATCAAAGATGCCTTTGATGCCGGTATGCACATCTTGTGCGAAAAGCCGATGGTTTGTACCGTACAGGATGCTAATGAGGTCATCTCATGGTTTAACAGCGATCCTAAACGAATTGGCGTAATTGGCTATCAACGGCGCTATTCGGGTCTATTCCGATATATGCGTGATTGTATTGCTGCCGGCGATTTGGGCAAGGTGCAGTATGTCAGCGTTCTTCAATGCCAGGAATGGTTGAATATTTCTAATAATACTTGGCGGTCGGACCCTGCGCTTTCGGGTGGTGGCCAGCTCAACGACTCAGGAAGCCATGTGATGGACATTCTTCTATGGTTGACTGGTCTGAAGCCTAAAAAAGTGAGTGCCTATACGGACAACCTTACTGCGAAAGTAGATATTAACTCGGTCGTCTCAGTGGTTTTTGATAATGGAGCGCTCGGGAACATCTCCATATGCGGGAATGCGCCTCAGTTCCATGAGGCCTTTACGGTTGTTGGGGACAAGGGATGCTTTTACTTCGATATGAGCCAGCCGCTCAAATTTGCTGATGCCCAAGGCAATCTCACCGAGATAACGAAATTCCCTGAGGGCACTTCATCAACCAGCAACTTTATAATGGCGATTCTTGGCCGTGAAGAAGTTGGCTCGCCGGTTCAAGGCTTCCTGCCTGTCATTACGCTTACTGAAGCCATTTGGAATTCAGCGGCGCAAGGCGGAAAACCGGTAGAGGTATAG